From the genome of bacterium, one region includes:
- a CDS encoding PilZ domain-containing protein, with protein sequence MNPENPTERRRHLRVLPTDRLPAIITRIAGWHEPDSVNVVDMSEGGIALSFADSPDDLYARESIALSIDLGGAGEITVTAYPRYIYRPPSGRFELGLEWNALDARSNNALLAYIAAVNRQSRRQDT encoded by the coding sequence ATGAATCCGGAAAATCCGACCGAGCGCCGGCGCCATCTGCGCGTTCTGCCGACCGATCGCCTGCCCGCGATCATCACGCGGATCGCGGGTTGGCACGAACCCGATAGCGTGAACGTCGTGGACATGTCCGAGGGCGGCATCGCGCTCTCGTTCGCCGACAGCCCGGACGATCTCTACGCGCGCGAGTCGATCGCGTTGTCGATCGACCTTGGCGGCGCGGGCGAAATCACCGTGACCGCGTACCCCCGGTACATCTACCGCCCGCCGAGCGGCCGGTTCGAGCTCGGCCTCGAGTGGAACGCGCTCGACGCGCGGTCGAACAACGCACTATTGGCGTACATCGCGGCGGTCAATCGCCAATCGCGCCGCCAGGATACGTGA